A portion of the Sphaerochaeta pleomorpha str. Grapes genome contains these proteins:
- the ybeY gene encoding rRNA maturation RNase YbeY encodes MKESIIDISYENEQFREIAPEELVLTRLHAILEELGQEGCEFSVTFATDASIQELNKTYRGKDEPTDILSFVQMDSPDDFDWPDFEMDEEEEGEDMNTVLGDMVISLDTLQRNAQSFTVSPDEELFRLLIHGILHLLGGDHKTNDESEPMLKEQEELLSRLGGKKL; translated from the coding sequence ATGAAAGAATCCATAATTGATATTTCATATGAAAACGAACAATTCAGGGAAATTGCACCTGAAGAATTAGTTCTTACCCGTTTGCATGCCATCCTTGAAGAACTTGGACAAGAAGGGTGTGAATTCTCTGTTACCTTTGCAACTGATGCATCTATCCAGGAACTTAACAAAACATACAGGGGAAAAGATGAACCAACCGATATACTCTCCTTTGTCCAGATGGATTCACCTGATGATTTCGATTGGCCTGATTTCGAAATGGATGAGGAGGAGGAGGGCGAAGACATGAATACCGTTCTTGGAGACATGGTTATTTCGCTGGATACCTTGCAAAGAAACGCACAATCCTTTACTGTTTCACCAGATGAGGAATTGTTCAGGCTTTTGATTCATGGAATTCTTCATCTCCTTGGGGGAGACCATAAGACCAATGATGAGAGCGAACCTATGCTAAAAGAGCAGGAAGAACTTTTATCTCGACTTGGGGGTAAGAAACTTTGA
- a CDS encoding LPS-assembly protein LptD yields the protein MKHNREELYRKVFLLALLFMVCSFSVFADIATDTLLMSLSISSATKEELEQMVSIRDLPLGTEEEMRKSLYALYSIEELQLKAPDLTDSPQDYKLTIVHADSAINKVQDASLVVLEGNVTVEFSLADEEKPKTLTANKMILDLANTRLSAFGSVNFIDPSDQSSVQEMTGDIITLNWSTRCLTVSGGTTKTERKNSEDKTVSFFTSGEQITYMGSDNTIFFDEGFITTNKENAYSSITAKSLSLLSGGDILVNNAYLSIGRVPVLWVPVFFFPGSTMVGNPAMGFTSDRGMFVNTTFELYGTYPNIKANSQSSFSSLLAKADTNTKTKEGPLYRDLEENEALGDLETWAQESDSYLVVFADSYEYSGVSLGFETNNTFLQKKASVASNLCLALHPDGYETLISYSDYPVLRYISETKLLLDTSWADLSILIPFYSDPKAKRIYANRLTSFSVDSLFGANQEFPSDFSSDISSFTWIAKGSFKLPVENLSPYVKSLEITTLNASINYSWQTVDGEYGYFINSVMLPELSAKMTGTLFSFSRQIETKKKKTTEAETVTTYERQLSLANKRFFDSEAKFTFAAPVTLEDPYRKVTVASTSETKETDNTQYISLGYTIDEKYYYSLEATEGYISDWESSKEIYNLTKGVLKLDAQAHPDLFSFTQTLTPQVTSKEDRTKTEYLTEGIYVSASTIASIPLLGLTYTLSERLYSYSASYSEGFDAVTKTSSFDFTKDYVTTHQLKFSKSYAIRSGTFSPSVTATLPPLDSIVLPAFSYKTGNWLFFDSFKFKANTAGILEGNLITSSATFTSPVFSSSLTGTYQLSEYEDSKWEPFDATGNATLNLFNKKVSLQEKFKFEAVSSSGDANYFSTLSSTLQVPSITTTLDFTGVYDALKLSTWNTKVVLNDITFAWWKNRIQLKLGLDTSLSVNFLDYYATTFGITAKVGFSIAEFLDFKFSVTSSNTGFYSYYDGDSFSFASMWEDLANSFDFFGDGRNQTQFNMSSVSAELTHYMDDWSLNCKYKGSVVLSDNQYSWVPIVSIFLQWKTIPELKVDENWTETSGIWSSTSAT from the coding sequence ATGAAACACAATAGAGAAGAACTATACAGAAAAGTGTTTTTGCTTGCACTCCTTTTTATGGTGTGCAGCTTTTCTGTATTTGCTGATATTGCAACCGATACGCTTCTTATGTCACTTTCCATCTCTAGTGCAACGAAAGAAGAACTGGAGCAAATGGTTTCTATCAGGGATTTGCCCCTGGGAACTGAAGAAGAGATGCGCAAGTCACTGTATGCGCTGTATTCAATTGAGGAACTGCAACTCAAAGCCCCTGACCTAACAGACTCCCCCCAGGACTATAAACTGACGATAGTGCACGCAGATTCCGCTATCAACAAGGTGCAAGATGCCTCATTGGTTGTACTGGAAGGAAATGTAACGGTAGAGTTCTCCTTGGCCGACGAGGAAAAACCGAAAACACTGACTGCCAATAAGATGATTCTTGACCTTGCCAATACCCGTTTGAGTGCTTTTGGTTCAGTGAACTTTATCGACCCTTCCGATCAAAGTTCTGTCCAAGAAATGACTGGGGACATCATTACCCTCAACTGGAGTACCCGCTGTTTAACAGTGAGCGGGGGTACTACCAAGACAGAACGGAAAAACAGCGAAGATAAAACCGTTTCATTTTTTACCTCCGGTGAGCAGATTACCTATATGGGCTCCGACAACACCATTTTCTTTGATGAAGGTTTCATTACAACCAACAAGGAAAACGCTTATTCCTCAATCACCGCAAAAAGCCTTTCGTTGCTCAGTGGCGGCGATATTCTGGTAAACAATGCTTACCTTTCGATTGGCAGGGTTCCCGTCCTATGGGTTCCTGTTTTCTTTTTCCCTGGATCTACGATGGTTGGAAACCCTGCAATGGGATTTACCAGTGATCGGGGAATGTTTGTCAATACAACCTTTGAACTGTACGGTACTTATCCAAACATCAAAGCCAATTCCCAAAGCAGCTTCTCCAGCCTGCTTGCCAAAGCCGATACGAATACAAAAACAAAAGAAGGGCCCTTGTATAGAGATTTGGAAGAAAACGAAGCTTTAGGCGATCTGGAAACCTGGGCACAGGAAAGTGATTCCTATCTTGTTGTATTTGCTGACAGTTATGAATACAGCGGGGTTTCCCTTGGTTTTGAAACGAATAATACGTTCCTCCAGAAAAAAGCCTCGGTGGCATCGAATCTTTGCCTGGCACTACACCCTGATGGATATGAGACCCTTATAAGCTATAGCGACTATCCTGTTTTGCGATACATTTCCGAGACTAAACTGCTTCTCGATACCTCTTGGGCTGATCTGAGCATTCTCATTCCCTTCTATTCGGATCCTAAAGCAAAACGAATCTATGCAAACAGGTTGACAAGTTTCTCGGTCGATTCACTGTTCGGAGCCAACCAGGAATTCCCCTCGGATTTTTCCAGTGATATCAGTTCCTTTACCTGGATTGCCAAAGGGAGTTTCAAACTGCCTGTTGAAAATCTCTCGCCTTATGTTAAAAGCCTTGAAATCACGACCTTGAACGCCTCAATCAATTACTCCTGGCAAACGGTAGACGGTGAATATGGTTATTTCATAAATTCCGTTATGTTGCCCGAATTGAGTGCAAAGATGACTGGTACGCTTTTTTCCTTCTCCCGTCAGATTGAAACAAAAAAGAAGAAAACCACAGAAGCAGAGACTGTAACTACCTATGAACGCCAACTCAGTCTGGCAAATAAAAGGTTTTTTGACTCTGAAGCAAAATTTACCTTTGCAGCACCGGTAACCTTGGAAGATCCCTATAGAAAAGTTACTGTCGCTTCAACCTCTGAGACGAAAGAAACGGATAATACACAATATATTTCATTGGGATATACAATTGATGAAAAGTACTACTATTCACTCGAAGCTACAGAAGGATATATTTCCGATTGGGAGAGTTCCAAGGAAATATATAACCTGACCAAAGGTGTCTTGAAACTCGATGCCCAGGCTCATCCTGATCTATTTTCCTTCACCCAGACTTTGACCCCACAGGTCACCAGCAAAGAGGACAGGACAAAAACAGAATACCTAACCGAAGGAATATATGTTTCTGCCTCAACGATTGCAAGCATACCGTTGCTCGGTCTTACCTACACACTCAGTGAGCGGCTGTATTCCTACTCAGCCTCCTATAGCGAAGGATTTGATGCAGTAACCAAAACATCCTCCTTTGACTTCACCAAAGACTATGTTACTACCCACCAACTAAAGTTTTCAAAGTCGTATGCTATTCGTTCCGGGACTTTCAGTCCTTCCGTGACTGCTACGCTGCCACCTCTTGATTCAATAGTGCTGCCTGCATTCAGCTACAAGACAGGCAATTGGTTATTCTTCGATTCCTTCAAATTCAAAGCAAACACCGCAGGAATACTCGAAGGGAACCTCATCACCTCCTCTGCTACCTTTACCTCCCCGGTATTCTCGTCCTCCCTTACAGGGACATATCAACTATCTGAATACGAAGATTCCAAATGGGAACCTTTCGATGCAACCGGAAACGCAACGTTGAACCTTTTCAACAAGAAGGTCAGCCTGCAGGAAAAATTCAAGTTCGAGGCTGTATCGTCCTCGGGGGATGCAAATTATTTTTCAACGCTTTCCTCTACGTTGCAGGTACCCTCGATTACGACAACCTTGGATTTTACAGGTGTCTATGATGCACTGAAGCTCTCTACCTGGAATACGAAGGTGGTACTCAATGACATTACATTTGCCTGGTGGAAAAATCGCATCCAATTGAAACTCGGGCTGGATACATCCCTTTCTGTTAATTTTCTGGATTACTATGCAACCACCTTCGGCATTACGGCCAAAGTCGGCTTTTCTATAGCAGAGTTTTTGGATTTCAAGTTCTCAGTGACCAGTTCCAATACAGGGTTCTATTCCTATTACGATGGTGACTCGTTTTCGTTTGCCTCGATGTGGGAAGATTTAGCCAACTCCTTCGATTTCTTTGGTGATGGAAGGAATCAGACACAGTTCAATATGTCATCAGTTTCCGCTGAACTGACCCACTATATGGACGATTGGTCTTTGAATTGTAAATACAAGGGAAGTGTAGTATTATCTGATAATCAATACAGCTGGGTTCCAATTGTTTCGATATTCTTGCAATGGAAAACAATTCCTGAGCTGAAAGTAGATGAAAACTGGACGGAAACCTCTGGTATCTGGAGTTCCACCAGCGCAACATAG
- the uvrA gene encoding excinuclease ABC subunit UvrA produces MQNKLIIKGAREHNLKNIDIELEKDKLIVITGLSGSGKSSLAFDTIFAEGQRRYVESLSAYARQFLDRMDKPDVDYMEGLSPAIAIEQKSTHKNPRSTMGTITEIYDYYRLLWARIGIPHCPHCGREISEMTIDQIIDAIFKAKEDSKILVSAPVAIGKKGEFKKVFEDAKTSGFQRVKVDGKMLDLEEPILLDKQQKHSIDIVVDRLILRPDVRQRLASSIETCNEMTNGLVKITFIGDDSSEFEEIYSERNSCSHCGITLPELEPRLFSFNNPFGACPDCNGLGVKTEFDPDLIIPDYGKSFNEGAIATQNPEAEWSKVQFLALAKRYGFTLDTPFNKLDATVIKAILYGTKERLPMEYNNEKNRQQYKIEKPYPGIIPDLQRRYYETNSMQIRMWMNNFQTSHTCATCKGERLKIEALAVTVNGMSIMDATRLSVKKSIEFFQSIELTENQKIITMQVLKEIRARLQFLSNVGLNYLTLDRSSSTLSGGEAQRIRLATQIGSALSGVLYVLDEPSIGLHQRDNQKLIDTLKNLRDLGNTVLVVEHDEATIREADYVVDLGPGAGTQGGYIIAQGTPEEIEKNPSSITGQFLSRKLTIAIPRERRKGNGNCIRIEGACKNNLKHIDVDIPLGKMVVFTGVSGSGKSSLLNEVLLPAVKRELNKKAPDFEGYSSIKGVEFIDKVINIDQSAIGRTPRSNPATYVGVFTAIRDLFASLPESKARGYKSGRFSFNVSGGRCENCKGDGTLKIEMNFLPDVYVTCDVCHGKRFNQETLAVRYKGKNIADVLNMTMSEAAEFFSAIPSIKRKLDTLISVGLDYIKLGQSALTLSGGEAQRVKLSLELSKYGTGKTLYVLDEPTTGLHFADVKKLMEVINRLVDSGNTVLLIEHNLDVIKQADYLIDLGPEGGDGGGMVVSTGTPEQVSLCKESFTGYYLAQMLHETQ; encoded by the coding sequence ATGCAAAATAAACTCATAATCAAAGGTGCCCGCGAGCACAATCTGAAAAACATAGATATCGAACTGGAAAAGGATAAGCTCATAGTCATAACCGGATTGTCCGGAAGTGGCAAGAGCTCCCTCGCTTTCGACACGATTTTTGCCGAGGGGCAAAGAAGATATGTGGAAAGCCTGAGTGCCTATGCAAGGCAATTCCTTGACAGGATGGACAAACCTGATGTTGATTACATGGAAGGTTTGAGCCCTGCCATTGCGATAGAACAGAAATCAACGCATAAAAACCCTCGTTCGACAATGGGTACCATTACCGAGATTTACGACTACTACCGGTTGCTCTGGGCTAGGATTGGGATCCCCCATTGTCCCCATTGCGGGAGAGAAATCAGTGAGATGACCATAGACCAGATAATCGATGCTATTTTCAAGGCCAAGGAAGATAGCAAGATACTGGTAAGCGCCCCTGTTGCAATCGGTAAGAAAGGTGAGTTCAAAAAAGTATTTGAAGATGCTAAAACCTCTGGATTCCAAAGGGTCAAGGTCGACGGGAAAATGCTTGACCTCGAGGAGCCGATTCTATTGGACAAGCAACAGAAGCATTCCATCGACATAGTCGTCGACCGCTTGATTCTCCGCCCCGATGTCCGGCAACGATTGGCTTCAAGCATTGAAACCTGTAATGAAATGACCAATGGCTTGGTGAAAATTACATTTATCGGTGATGATTCGAGCGAATTCGAGGAAATCTACAGTGAACGCAACAGCTGTTCACATTGCGGGATTACATTGCCGGAACTGGAACCCAGGCTGTTCAGTTTCAACAACCCTTTCGGAGCCTGTCCCGATTGCAATGGCTTGGGAGTCAAGACTGAGTTCGATCCCGACCTGATTATCCCAGATTATGGTAAAAGCTTCAACGAGGGTGCGATCGCAACACAGAATCCAGAGGCAGAATGGTCAAAGGTCCAGTTTCTGGCATTGGCAAAACGGTACGGCTTTACGTTGGACACACCCTTCAACAAGTTGGATGCAACGGTTATCAAAGCCATCCTCTATGGGACAAAGGAACGATTGCCCATGGAGTACAACAACGAGAAAAACCGTCAGCAATACAAAATTGAAAAACCCTATCCGGGCATTATCCCTGACTTGCAACGTAGATATTACGAGACAAACAGCATGCAGATACGTATGTGGATGAACAATTTCCAGACATCCCATACCTGTGCTACCTGTAAAGGCGAACGTTTGAAAATCGAAGCCCTTGCAGTTACCGTCAATGGAATGAGTATCATGGACGCCACCAGGCTCTCGGTAAAGAAGTCCATTGAGTTCTTCCAGAGCATCGAACTGACAGAAAACCAGAAGATCATCACCATGCAGGTACTCAAGGAAATCCGTGCACGCCTGCAGTTCCTGTCCAATGTAGGGTTGAATTACCTTACCCTGGATAGAAGCAGTTCAACCTTGAGCGGGGGAGAAGCCCAACGTATCAGGCTGGCAACCCAGATAGGCTCTGCGTTAAGCGGTGTACTGTATGTTTTGGATGAACCCTCCATAGGGTTGCACCAACGCGACAACCAAAAATTGATCGATACCTTGAAAAACCTTCGAGACCTGGGAAATACCGTTCTGGTCGTTGAGCATGATGAGGCTACTATCAGGGAAGCAGACTATGTTGTCGACCTTGGTCCGGGAGCTGGTACCCAGGGAGGCTATATCATAGCCCAGGGGACTCCTGAGGAAATTGAAAAGAATCCTAGCAGCATTACAGGGCAGTTTTTGTCCAGAAAACTGACAATAGCGATTCCCAGGGAACGAAGGAAGGGCAACGGGAATTGTATCCGGATCGAGGGGGCTTGCAAAAACAACCTCAAGCATATCGATGTTGATATCCCACTCGGTAAAATGGTCGTGTTCACCGGGGTTTCGGGAAGTGGAAAAAGTTCCTTGCTCAATGAAGTACTTCTTCCGGCTGTGAAGCGGGAATTGAACAAGAAGGCACCTGATTTTGAAGGATATAGTTCGATTAAGGGTGTTGAATTCATTGATAAGGTAATCAATATCGACCAAAGTGCGATTGGCCGGACACCAAGGAGCAATCCTGCAACCTATGTAGGGGTGTTCACAGCCATACGTGACTTGTTCGCATCACTTCCTGAAAGCAAGGCCAGGGGATATAAAAGCGGGAGATTCTCTTTTAATGTAAGCGGAGGCCGTTGCGAAAACTGCAAAGGTGACGGTACGCTGAAGATCGAAATGAACTTTCTTCCTGATGTCTATGTAACCTGTGATGTATGCCATGGCAAACGATTCAACCAGGAAACACTGGCAGTCCGTTACAAAGGCAAGAATATTGCCGATGTTTTGAACATGACAATGTCTGAGGCTGCCGAATTCTTCAGTGCCATTCCTTCGATCAAACGAAAGCTTGATACATTGATATCTGTTGGACTTGATTACATCAAACTCGGTCAAAGCGCTTTGACCCTCAGCGGTGGTGAAGCCCAGCGAGTCAAACTCAGCCTGGAGCTCTCCAAATACGGAACCGGGAAAACCCTCTATGTATTGGATGAACCTACCACAGGCCTGCACTTTGCCGATGTCAAGAAATTGATGGAAGTCATCAACCGCCTTGTAGACAGTGGCAATACTGTATTGCTTATAGAACACAACCTGGACGTCATAAAACAGGCAGATTACCTGATTGACCTAGGTCCAGAAGGTGGCGATGGCGGAGGAATGGTCGTCTCGACGGGTACTCCTGAGCAAGTTTCCCTATGCAAAGAGTCTTTCACGGGGTATTATCTTGCTCAGATGCTCCATGAAACACAATAG
- a CDS encoding HDIG domain-containing metalloprotein has protein sequence MSKRIQGSLGMPKTQKKGKALLIIMTFLIMASAMAIPILLTINPSGTTRSFAINYKSGELANEDVFATSSFQYLDEEKTKGMREQEYAKILPNFSFSLKGTTTSMERVRSFKQAWENPETAVTDLSLFFAENRLTDQANVRGRFSSLSPDVRSQMLEALSAAMETILQKGLFSSDSINRLIDQGYGYYTIINTISMAKAEKADKIPFQEAVTKEKIEDALHSWVSPYIQLYPGFQPDLLFDTLKLLAEVNVVYDEASTLLLREEAEKRISPIYVNVKRGQKIVTKDTVITEEQLDLLSKMNNSYLQYTWLEIFGRSVFIILITIGSLYVFIMFLKNDKRIYLYINLMLISVFVTEIVLYFLARYIADSSIMMRDSYLPILFAPVFVSHITSKKRLGIITAFLLSCYAMLLPLSSSMAFFFGMTTAGSCLYCFRFSGKRLDDIFNWFYACISSCFLALCLTLLSGFTFAGVLPYLGGLIVNITLSIVLVDVLVPLCERLFNIPTAYRLSELAFADSPVLDRLGALAQGTYNHSRYVSELAYNAAKAIGADAMLARVGGMYHDIGKADHPEYFVENQGQENKHDEIKPSLSVAIIKSHVKLGIEKGRDAGLPQEVLDIIAQHHGDDVISYFYNEAKEEAAKTGREVKQEDYSYNGDPPTSPEAAIVMLSDCVEAASRTLKKPNPSKIRKIDPFGYHGENREKPAWAIKAFAHRS, from the coding sequence ATGAGTAAACGAATCCAGGGATCGTTAGGGATGCCAAAAACTCAGAAGAAAGGAAAAGCACTGCTGATTATCATGACTTTTTTGATAATGGCCAGTGCCATGGCGATTCCCATATTGCTTACCATAAACCCTTCGGGAACTACGCGCTCTTTTGCAATCAACTATAAAAGCGGGGAACTTGCAAACGAAGATGTCTTTGCAACCTCCTCGTTCCAGTACCTTGATGAGGAAAAAACAAAAGGGATGCGTGAGCAAGAGTATGCCAAAATCCTCCCTAATTTTTCCTTCTCATTGAAAGGGACAACGACTTCCATGGAAAGGGTAAGGAGCTTTAAGCAAGCATGGGAAAATCCGGAAACCGCAGTGACCGACCTGTCCTTGTTCTTTGCCGAAAACCGACTAACCGACCAAGCTAATGTCCGTGGGCGGTTTTCTTCGCTTAGCCCTGATGTTCGGTCCCAGATGCTTGAGGCCCTTTCGGCAGCTATGGAGACAATCCTGCAGAAAGGATTGTTTTCCTCGGATTCCATAAACAGGCTGATAGACCAGGGTTATGGGTATTATACGATTATCAATACGATTTCCATGGCAAAGGCAGAAAAAGCAGACAAGATACCGTTCCAGGAAGCTGTTACGAAGGAAAAAATCGAAGACGCCCTCCATTCCTGGGTTTCCCCCTATATCCAACTCTACCCTGGTTTTCAACCTGATTTGCTTTTCGATACCCTGAAATTACTTGCTGAAGTAAACGTCGTATATGATGAAGCAAGTACACTTTTGTTGCGCGAGGAAGCAGAGAAAAGGATTTCCCCTATCTATGTCAATGTCAAACGTGGACAGAAAATCGTAACGAAAGACACGGTAATCACAGAGGAACAACTGGACCTCCTCTCCAAGATGAACAATTCTTACTTACAGTATACGTGGTTGGAAATCTTCGGGCGAAGTGTCTTTATTATATTGATAACCATTGGATCCCTCTATGTCTTCATCATGTTTTTGAAAAATGACAAACGGATATATCTTTATATCAATTTAATGCTTATTTCCGTATTTGTTACTGAAATAGTCTTGTACTTCCTTGCCAGATATATTGCCGACTCCTCGATAATGATGAGGGATTCCTATCTTCCTATACTCTTTGCCCCGGTGTTTGTCTCGCATATAACCAGTAAAAAGCGTTTGGGCATTATTACCGCTTTCCTGTTATCCTGTTATGCAATGCTTTTGCCATTGAGTTCTTCCATGGCGTTCTTCTTTGGAATGACGACAGCAGGAAGCTGTCTGTATTGTTTCAGGTTCTCAGGCAAACGTCTCGATGATATCTTCAATTGGTTCTATGCTTGCATATCCAGTTGTTTCCTTGCATTATGTCTGACATTGCTATCAGGGTTTACCTTTGCAGGGGTTTTGCCCTACCTTGGTGGTCTCATTGTAAACATTACCCTGTCCATCGTCCTTGTTGATGTATTAGTGCCACTTTGCGAGCGTCTGTTCAATATCCCAACTGCCTACAGGCTCAGTGAATTGGCCTTTGCTGACAGTCCGGTTCTCGATCGGCTGGGAGCTTTGGCCCAAGGGACATATAATCACAGCAGATATGTTTCCGAGCTTGCCTATAATGCGGCAAAGGCCATTGGTGCCGATGCAATGCTTGCCAGGGTAGGGGGAATGTATCATGACATCGGGAAGGCAGATCATCCTGAATATTTTGTTGAAAACCAAGGACAGGAAAACAAGCATGACGAGATCAAGCCAAGCTTATCGGTTGCCATTATAAAGAGCCATGTCAAGCTGGGAATTGAAAAAGGAAGGGATGCAGGCCTGCCCCAGGAAGTCTTGGATATTATTGCACAGCACCATGGGGACGATGTTATCAGTTATTTCTACAACGAGGCAAAAGAAGAGGCTGCAAAAACCGGAAGGGAAGTAAAGCAGGAGGATTATTCGTATAATGGAGATCCCCCGACTTCCCCTGAGGCTGCAATCGTCATGCTGTCTGACTGTGTCGAGGCTGCAAGCAGGACATTGAAGAAACCGAACCCTTCCAAAATACGAAAAATTGATCCATTCGGTTATCATGGGGAAAATCGAGAGAAACCAGCTTGGGCAATCAAGGCTTTCGCTCACCGATCTTGA
- a CDS encoding PhoH family protein gives MDRNIEFDSEEQMCRVCGINDRNIPYMEMLLGCDLFVKGISLSYTGDNNTVGILFSSLLNRLKQLADKQILVSEAEIFMEFQSLKNTPSAFSASQIVEPEEKPFIYVQNRFAYPKGPRQEQYIRAMENSQIVFGIGPAGTGKTFLAITYALSLLLSGKRQKLILTRPIVEAGENLGFLPGDLAQKINPYLRPLYDAMETMITASNIHRLEENDSIEIAPLAYMRGRSLQNAIVILDEAQNTTREQMQMFLTRLGENCSAIITGDISQVDLPRNKDSGLIHAIKLLEGIEGIEIVTFDSRDVVRSRIVQKIIDAYASESERGARGNVR, from the coding sequence ATGGATAGAAATATCGAGTTTGATAGCGAAGAACAAATGTGCAGGGTGTGCGGGATCAACGATCGAAATATACCATATATGGAGATGTTGTTAGGTTGTGATTTGTTTGTGAAAGGGATAAGTCTTTCATACACAGGTGATAATAACACCGTAGGCATTTTGTTTTCCTCCTTGCTAAACAGGCTCAAACAATTGGCAGACAAACAGATCCTGGTAAGTGAAGCTGAAATTTTCATGGAATTCCAAAGCTTGAAAAATACACCTTCGGCTTTTTCGGCAAGCCAAATAGTGGAACCGGAAGAAAAACCTTTCATCTATGTCCAGAATCGTTTTGCCTATCCAAAGGGACCAAGGCAGGAACAATATATCCGTGCAATGGAAAACAGCCAGATAGTCTTTGGTATAGGCCCTGCAGGTACGGGAAAGACATTTTTGGCCATTACGTATGCATTGAGTCTTCTCCTAAGTGGAAAAAGACAGAAACTCATCCTTACCAGGCCAATCGTTGAAGCGGGGGAGAATCTAGGGTTTTTACCGGGAGACCTTGCCCAAAAGATCAATCCTTACCTCAGACCGCTCTATGATGCAATGGAAACCATGATAACGGCCTCAAATATACATCGTCTGGAAGAAAACGATAGCATTGAGATAGCTCCCTTGGCCTATATGCGGGGGCGGTCTTTGCAGAATGCAATTGTCATTTTAGACGAAGCACAGAATACCACTCGTGAACAGATGCAGATGTTTCTCACCAGACTTGGTGAAAATTGCTCTGCCATTATTACCGGTGATATATCCCAGGTAGATTTACCTCGCAACAAAGACAGTGGACTGATCCATGCCATCAAATTACTCGAAGGCATAGAAGGGATCGAAATCGTTACGTTTGATTCCCGTGATGTAGTCAGGAGTAGGATAGTACAGAAAATCATTGATGCCTATGCATCGGAATCAGAGCGGGGAGCAAGGGGCAACGTGAGATGA
- a CDS encoding hemolysin family protein: MSFPWKGLFGKKQSDLASQEQVEIEERQTMIEGIQELKDKTVREIMVPRIDVQFIPSDITLTELYTIIQSQGYSRYPVYDQTIDNIVGVLYAKDILRHDIEKDFDAKELMRKPYFIPESKHLDDLLREFKMRKVHIAIAIDEYGGVSGIVCMEDILEVIVGEIQDEFDEDETEEICKIETGTYIVEARTPIELINEAVGLHLADEDFETIGGYVFELFGRIPLEGESVEDSQAIFTVEDIEGHKINRLKLVVKT, encoded by the coding sequence TTGAGTTTTCCATGGAAAGGTCTGTTCGGAAAAAAACAGTCCGACCTAGCTTCTCAGGAGCAGGTTGAGATTGAAGAACGTCAGACCATGATCGAAGGAATACAGGAACTGAAGGATAAAACGGTCAGGGAGATTATGGTTCCCCGAATCGATGTCCAGTTCATTCCTTCGGATATAACCCTTACCGAACTATATACGATTATCCAGAGTCAGGGGTATTCAAGATATCCTGTCTATGACCAGACGATAGACAACATAGTCGGGGTACTATACGCTAAAGATATCCTTCGCCATGATATTGAAAAAGATTTCGATGCAAAGGAACTGATGCGGAAACCCTATTTTATTCCCGAAAGCAAGCATCTTGATGATTTGCTCAGGGAATTTAAGATGCGCAAGGTACATATTGCCATTGCAATTGATGAATACGGTGGAGTAAGCGGTATTGTCTGCATGGAGGATATACTCGAGGTTATTGTCGGGGAAATCCAAGATGAATTCGACGAGGATGAGACCGAGGAAATCTGCAAGATTGAAACAGGGACCTATATTGTTGAGGCAAGGACCCCAATTGAACTGATCAATGAAGCAGTCGGGCTGCATCTTGCCGATGAAGATTTCGAGACCATAGGCGGCTATGTTTTCGAACTGTTTGGCAGGATCCCGCTTGAAGGTGAATCGGTAGAGGATTCACAGGCTATTTTCACCGTGGAAGATATTGAGGGGCACAAAATCAACCGATTGAAATTGGTTGTCAAAACGTAA